The Porphyromonas pogonae genome segment ATTTAGATATTCACATTGATTTCCATCCCGAAGTAGGGATCAGATTGCCTACGGCTACGAAAGCCGTTTACATTGAGAGTTTTCAGATAATCAAAAAGTCTATTGACAAATAATGCGACTTTAAGATGTTTGCCAAAGCTTTTGGAGCCTTTAAAATTGAAAAATACCGATACCGGGCTTTTACGTGAAAAACGTTCATTGCCATTACTCTTATCGATGAGCCACTGTAACACAGGGTCTTGCTCCGCAGCTTTATTATAGGGATGTTCTATCCCCTTCTTATCGATATAGGATATAGGTGCTTCCGCTATCCTTTTGCTTGTAAAGGCATCATACCATGTGCCTTGCATACTCAGCATAAAGTTCATGCCCAAACGTGGCACATAGGTATCCAACATAAGATTGGTACCAAAGTAATCGGTGGTATAGCCGTCATCAAAACGATAAAGCCCTACATAAGGATACTCATTCCCATCAAGGATGATAGAAGGTTTCTTGTAAATAGGCTGTGAGTTCTCGTAATTATTATGGAAATAAGCCCCGTTGAAGGTGATACGGGTGAGCACAATAGGCAGACGGGGCGAACTGTATTGAAATTCAATCCCTCTTTTCTCCGTACGACTGCCATTGCCCCACATGGAGGTAGACTTGAGCAGAGTGTCACGGACAAAAGGTAACTTGGTGTAATCAGGAGGGACAGTAATGTGTTCGTGGTCTATACCAGAATAGTCATATCTCTTATACTCCAAAGCTCTGAAATAAGATTGGGCACGAAATCCGTTATCCAGATTCTCACGATATACAGTGAGCGATAAATTGTGACGGCGATAAGAAGCGTCTATCCTGAATTCCAGTTTATGATTGGCTGCAAATGAGAGCTTATAGTTGGCAGGATCAGTTTCATAAGAGCGGAACACAATACGTCTCAACTCCGGCTTGGGATGGTAATAATTGAGCTCGACCAAATCATCATAATAGCTTTCGGGATATAACTGTGCTATGCCCGGTGCTTTACTGAGCTTACCATAACCTGCCTCTAAAGCAAGTTGTAGTGGATAATCACAAACACTGAGATCAGGTAAAATCCATTGAATGCTAAGGCGTGGGTCGAAGGCTATTTGGTTATTCAACTTATAATGGTGGTCAATTCCCGGTATTGCAGTAACCCTTACTCCCGCAATGGCATTAAGCTGATGCTTACCCAACTGCATCTTAGTCGTAATCTCGCCAAAAACGGAAAGTTGATGAAAAGCCGGCACAGCACTGAATTTGCGATTGCGTGAGCGCATGTCACTTGGATAGGGAGGCTTAAAACGATCGAAGTTGAGACCTCGTCCAAAATTCTTATCAGTCTGCCACTCAGCACCTATTTTATATAAGGAAAGTATATTACCCCACTGTTGCCTACCATCAGCTACTACCTTCGCATTCATTGTAAAAGGCGTACCTTTCACATCAAAATATGAGATATACTCAGGGGAAATATATGAACCTATAAACTCTCCTTCTCCTTCCACATTTGGGATGGACAGAGGTCTATTCAAATATACTGTACGGCGCCGCTTCATCTTGTCATCTCCCAACGAAAGATTTACAAGGCTGTTGAGCGAACTAATCCAAGATCCTTCCTTGAAGTGTAGCAGTACACGATTGGTCCAACTGTAACGGTTACGCGAGTTTTTGAAATAGTCGTCTCTCACGGTTATTTGTTCACTATCTTTCTTATAGTCATCGAAAGACCCCGTAAAGTCAAGATTACTCTCCCAAACGACACGCACAGAACCTGCAGAGCCATTGATATGATTGCGCAGGGATATAGCTATCCTCTTGAAGTCCTCAAGTGGGTCACGAGGGTCTTTGGTACTATGGATATAAGAGACACCTGTATTGAGGCTATTGTTTCCCCATGCCCATCCTTTACCGGCATAGTAAAGTTTGGAAGTAAGGTCCGATTTGAATCGCAACTCCCATGGTTTGGCTCCTTTTTTGCGGATAATCCGTACCAATCCATCCGTAAGGTCGCCATATTCTACAGAGGGTATGCCTCGCTCTATTTTGATTTGCTCTATATCATCAGTGGTAAGTGTGCGCATATCCACCCCTTTGCCTACCGATGACTTATTATCCACAAAAGTTTCGGCAGAGGAGCGTACATCCTGCATATCGGCATTGGTGCTGATTCGTGCGCCATCTATCACAAAGGCCGTACCCAAAGCCCCTGTCTGATACTTATCTCCCGGTGTATTATTTTCTCTCAAATGGATGGTATTCACCCGATTCATTACAGGATCCACAGCCTTACCTCCGGGCAGCAGTTCCAATACATCGGTAAAACTCGAAGGCTGCAATAGACTCAGAGCTTCTTTATTGATTGTAGAAGTAGTGCGTATAGTTTTGTTTTCGGTAGCAGTAACGACCACATCGCCCAAGACAAAGGCTTGGCTACTTAAGCGTACATTCAGTGTTGTATCCGAATTGATGTAGATTTTCTTACTTTGGTTTTGGTATGATACATTGGATACTACTACAATATACCAACCTTTAGGTAATTTTGATATTACATACTCCCCTTGAGTCGAAGTTATTGTACCTGAAACCAATTTCTTTGCATCATCGAACAGACGTACAGAAGAGTACTCCACTGCCTGTCCGTTACCGGCATCTAATACCGCCCCCCTGATCGTAAATCCCTTGCCGGAGCTTTGTCCCGTAAGATTGTAACCATGACAAAGGAGCAGACTTACGAAAATAATAATCCCTCTGAAAAAGAACTTATAATAACCTCTTAGCATCTCACTGTTTTTAGTCTGTCAAAATTATAGGCTCTGTTTTTCAAAGTCAATCCCAACAAATGGTGATTCTTGCTCCGGCAAAAAAAAGCTATGAGATCCAAATAAAACATAACTACCCAAAATGATTTGAACATAGATTATGCGAACAACACGACCGCATATTTGTTATAGATATGGAGAATTCAATGAAGAGTCTCTATAAAAATTTAGATTATGGCTGATTTAAGATTTAAAGGAAAATGGAACGAGCTGAAAGGCCGCGCTAAACAAGAGTGGGCTGATCTAACGGATGATGATCTACTTTACGAAGAAGGTCAGGAAGATGAAATGTTCGGCAGAATCCAAAAGAAAACCGGTAAGACTATTGAAGACATCAAGAACTGGTTTGACAAACAGCTTGACAAAATTTAAGACACTAACCCCACACATGAAGTTGTATTAGAAATGGCAAGTTTTCTTCAGCTTAAAAAGCGGCATAGTAGAGTCAAGAATACAGTATCTTTTTTCGTCTGAGGTGATTGCCAAGAAAGAATCTTTTCATTTGTAAAACAACTCATCAAGCTCCGGGAATCAAGGTTTCCGGAGTTTTTTTGTTGAATATTAATCCTAATTGGCACGAGCAATTTCCACGGACCTCACACTTTGCAGGGAATAAATCCAAATTTTATTTTCTCAAATTCGACCCAAAAGCTTGACAACGGGGATAGCGATGTAGTATATTTGTATATAGGTATTAAACAGATTATATAAACACGAGCCGATCACTCAACAAAGAAATATAGCTCAAGATGAACAACAAACATTGTACTTCTAGAACATTGAAAGCCTATCCTTCACCTATTCCATCAATGGGTGTGGAGTACCTCTGTTTACATTTTATCCCCCAAAGGCAAGAGCTATAAAATATCAAAATGTCAGAATGTAAAATATCATAAGCCATCACCTATAAAAAGTCCGCAAATGGGATGAATCATCCCATTTGCGGACTTTTTATATAATAACTGGAAAGTCGTATTTTTTCTAACTAGGTTGCAATATTTTTCTAACTAGGTCTTCTTATTTTTCTAACTAAGAATTTTGGAGTTTGTAGTTAGAAAAATAATAAAAGCTAACTAAGAAAATAACACAGCTTAGTTAGAAAAAATACATCACAGCTATTCAAGCATTCTCCGCACAGACTCTACCCCAACCCCAAACAAACATAAAAGCATAAAAAAACCAACAAAAGACACAATTTAACGCAAAAACACACGAATACATTACATTATATCAGCCCCTGATTAAATAAAAATCTTATTACATCCGTCTTCATAACCATTAATAAAAATCCCTTATTTTCAGACATATATCTCATTATTTAAGAGTTTAAATTATATAAAAGTCAGACATAATTATATTTACATCAAGACCTTATTATAACGTGAGTTCGGTCTAAGCGTGGTGTACTTAGTGGGTTGATGGATTGTGTATGATTTCTAGGTTTAATTCCGGCTTTTGGGGTAGCAGATTGTAGGCAATTATGCCGGCAATCAAATTAATGGCGAAATTATTGACGCTTCTATGTCGTGTGTGCTCTATTTGACAAACGTTTTTGAGTAGGTCATTAACGGTTTCCACAAGGGCTCTTTTTCTGAGTAATATCCTATCATACAGGCTCATCAGTGTATTTTTCATGTTTTTCTTTATCTTCGTAATCATGTGTATGTCGTCAATGAAGAGCTTATCGAAAAGACTTTGTGAGATATATCCTCTGTCGGCAACAAGTTTGCCGAATAGTTTCTTCGTGAAGGTTCCGCCTTTAAGTGGAGCACGGTCATCCGTATTCCCCGGTGTGATTTGATATTGAATGATTTCACCCCGGTCGTTAATCACAATATACAGTTTGAAACCATAGAACCATCCCATACTGCATTTGCCCTTTTGGGCCCATCCTTTCATGGTCTTATGCCCGTGTGCCCGCTTGATATGGCAGGTGCGTAAAAGGTGTGGAATCAATGAATGAGATACCGGTGCATTCGCCCAGACAACACATATTGAGACTGTTGCAAAAGTCAACAGTCTCATGGATTTTGGAGGCAAAGCCGACAAAAGACACTTTGACCGGGCAGAGAAGGTAAAGTGCAAGGCGCTAAGAGTGAGTGCACAGGGAGTTTACTTCTGGTAAATGACCAAGCGCGAATCTCGCAAGCAACAAAGCAATCTGCCTGCTATGCAACGGTCTCATATTGAGAAATGAAATTAGTTTGAAGCCACCTTGCTTTGTAATTCTACAAAACGATTGTAAGAGATCAACGAAGGAAAATCCGAATGACATTGTTGCGTAATATATTGAAGATAAAAGGACTTAAAATCGCGATACCTCGAATGATGGAAAAGAATCAGAATGGTCATGATTTCAGCATCGGACATCCTAAACTTGCGATTTCTTCGCTTTTTGTTTCCTTCGCAAAGGGTTCTTTGCTGAATCAAGGTATCGAAAAGTTTGGAAAAATCATCGGTAAGACAGAAAATTTCAACTATATTTGTTTTCATAAAGTGGTGTTTTGTTTGTTTATATCTTATTGATTGTCAACTACTAAGGCGCAAATAATTCACCACTTTTGCAATGAAACACATAAGAAATTACACTGATTTACAGCACCTTGTAAACTCTATTATTCCTATTATCCCTTATATCGAACTCACGTTTTTTAAAAGAGGCGAAATGCCTCTTTTTTTGAGACTGT includes the following:
- a CDS encoding TonB-dependent receptor, which codes for MLRGYYKFFFRGIIIFVSLLLCHGYNLTGQSSGKGFTIRGAVLDAGNGQAVEYSSVRLFDDAKKLVSGTITSTQGEYVISKLPKGWYIVVVSNVSYQNQSKKIYINSDTTLNVRLSSQAFVLGDVVVTATENKTIRTTSTINKEALSLLQPSSFTDVLELLPGGKAVDPVMNRVNTIHLRENNTPGDKYQTGALGTAFVIDGARISTNADMQDVRSSAETFVDNKSSVGKGVDMRTLTTDDIEQIKIERGIPSVEYGDLTDGLVRIIRKKGAKPWELRFKSDLTSKLYYAGKGWAWGNNSLNTGVSYIHSTKDPRDPLEDFKRIAISLRNHINGSAGSVRVVWESNLDFTGSFDDYKKDSEQITVRDDYFKNSRNRYSWTNRVLLHFKEGSWISSLNSLVNLSLGDDKMKRRRTVYLNRPLSIPNVEGEGEFIGSYISPEYISYFDVKGTPFTMNAKVVADGRQQWGNILSLYKIGAEWQTDKNFGRGLNFDRFKPPYPSDMRSRNRKFSAVPAFHQLSVFGEITTKMQLGKHQLNAIAGVRVTAIPGIDHHYKLNNQIAFDPRLSIQWILPDLSVCDYPLQLALEAGYGKLSKAPGIAQLYPESYYDDLVELNYYHPKPELRRIVFRSYETDPANYKLSFAANHKLEFRIDASYRRHNLSLTVYRENLDNGFRAQSYFRALEYKRYDYSGIDHEHITVPPDYTKLPFVRDTLLKSTSMWGNGSRTEKRGIEFQYSSPRLPIVLTRITFNGAYFHNNYENSQPIYKKPSIILDGNEYPYVGLYRFDDGYTTDYFGTNLMLDTYVPRLGMNFMLSMQGTWYDAFTSKRIAEAPISYIDKKGIEHPYNKAAEQDPVLQWLIDKSNGNERFSRKSPVSVFFNFKGSKSFGKHLKVALFVNRLFDYLKTLNVNGFRSRRQSDPYFGMEINVNI
- a CDS encoding CsbD family protein, translating into MADLRFKGKWNELKGRAKQEWADLTDDDLLYEEGQEDEMFGRIQKKTGKTIEDIKNWFDKQLDKI